GATTCCACCGCCCAGAACTCGTCGCCGTCCTCCTTCTGTTCGGGGGCAGGCGTCAACACTGGCAGCGGGCTCGTTCGCGAAGATGTCGTCTCAACTGCGGCCGTCCCGTTTGAGGGCAACGCTTTCGGTGCGGTAGAGTTGGACGCTGCTGATCCGGTCGTGGAATCGGTCGGTTTGGTAAAGGCGGAAATGATCGGAACTTTGGGTGATTCGCTCAAATCTTCCCGCACGGCAGCAGGAAACCCGGGTACCTCTTCCGGTGTGGCGACCTTGTACGACGGACCGTATCCATGGGCATCTTCCGAGGGTTTCGCGTGAAGATCTGATGCTGGGTGATATTGTTGGTGAGCTGCTGGAGCTCCATGAGAGGCTGATGCAGGAGGATGGTAGCTGGTGGGCGGAGGTGGTCCATACGATCCCGGGTGAGGCATTCCATAGTGGGATGGTGCATGATGGTACGCTGGAGCGGGTGGGTAGTAGGGCACGCCACCCGAATGTCCGTACGTATCATACGGAGAACTCGCCGAACAGGGTACTCTCGTGACAGTTGGTGTACAACCAATCAGCAAATTCTGGGCACAGCTTGCCTTCGGTGGGACCGCTTTGTACGTCAACGAGGTCGTCTTTCCGTAGGAACCACCTTCACCACCATATTTTGCCGCCCGGCTTGTCTTTTTGCGCTCGTGCGCATTCACACCGAGCGAACCCTTGTAGCTGTAATCGCTACGAGAACTTTTCCCGTACGACTCGTACTTTCTGCGACTCTTTTGCACATCGTAATGCGATTTCCGAGGTGCTTCGTATCGCTCCCAATCGTCACTGTCTTGCCTGAAGGTGTTGCCATATCCGTAAGCCGGCGGTGAATAACGGCTAGACCGAAGGGAACGCTGTTGCTTCACCGGATAGTACTCCTCGCTGACTTCCTCAAAACTGGGCGCCCGCTCTTCAACGCTCGGGTACTCGTCCGGTCGGTACACGGCCCGCGCATCACCATACCAGTCCTCACCACACTGCCCTAAAGCTTCCACCGCCCACAGTAGACACACCAGAACGATCTTCATAGTCATAACGTGTCGCGATAACTGTTCACTGCACTATGTCCGAAGGTCCTTCTTATATAGACGACACAATCAGCAGTGCACTGCAGCTGCCAGACTCCTTCGCGGAATCTTCCGAACTGGGTCACCAGGAGAAATGCAAACCGGTTTCCGTACCACAACCGGGATGATTACCTTCACCGAGATTAGCTTTTCCGGTGTTGTGCATACAATGCGGCACCAGGCGGAAGACGAACCAACTCCACTACCGGTCACTGTTCGATGGAAAATGAATGGTGCCCAATCGAATGACTAGCCCGGTTCGTGGTCGGTGAAACTGTTGCACAAATAGTGCTGCGATCAGCGACATTTGTTTAGCGCGATCGCGCTTTTAGTTCCTCGTTTTGTCTTAATCGTTTGCGACTGGAGACAAACAATGCTTAGGgggtgaaaaatgcattcaaccGTGCGGTTtgtggaatttgtttttttttttatgtaaagcGGTCGTTTGCTTCCTGTCGTTTGCTGCAACACAACCAATGTTCAATTTGGATGTATTAATTTGAGTGTAATAACCAATGCTTCCACAAAGTAAAACAAGCTTCATGAGGTCACTTATTTTGACTTAGTGCTCCAACTCCCTGACCTAATTCTAGCCACCTACGAACACACTTTCATAGCAACACAGGGACCAAGCGGAAAAGGATATCCTATTACGCGATTCATgcacaaaacatacacaatgCTAAAGCGCTTAAAAACGGGGCTCCCAATTTTCGCCCCTAAACAAtccaaaaatccttcacccGCCAATGGAGGGGTTGTGGGCTTTAGTTGCCACTGAAACATCAGCATTATTTATGTAACGTTATCTGCGCTGTTTATAAGATGTGCCGTTGTGGGTTGTTATGTCTTTGACGCGCATGGTACGGTTCAAATTACAGCATCAAACCCACAAAAACTCCCGCATGTTTTGGGGTTAGACTAAAGTGTGCTCTTTGCATCCAAGCAACCGTGCCGAAGCCACATCATAtcatctgtcaaaaaagtagCTTGTAGTAGCTGTAGCGAGCCCATAAACAACATCTCTCGTCCATGGTGTAGCAAAATTAAGTTTTCGGAACCGCAACACGCACTCCAAATTGAACCAATGTTATGGAAGTGGCTGGTGGACAACTTCAAGTACCGGCGAAAGTGGTACGTATTCTTATCATTTCTCATTTGTCCGCGTCGAGCAAGTCTTTATTTACTTTTCGGTTGTGTCGTGTTGTGCCGTGATGTGTTTTATTGGTTAGTCTCAAAAGGTTACGCCCGGAACGGCTCGGCGCTCAACCATTTAGACAACCGCAGCTACATTTGCTGTGGGCACAGCAATCCGCACAGAGTCCACACTTGGAGCACAGGGCCCGCGCATTCTGCTGACAGGCGTTACACTGTGGAAACCGCAGCATGTTCATGTGGTACGGGTCCCAGGCGTACGGGTTGTACACCATCGATGGCAGCGAGTAGTGGAACCGGGATCGCTCAAACTGTGACCGTTGTGCGTTGTCGGATTTGTACATCGGTGGCATCGATCCGTCACCATCGTACGCCACGATCGGTACCTTGTTGAGTACGTGCGTCTGTCCACCTGTCGAGGGTGTTGCACGCTGCTTGCGACCAAGCTTCTGTGCGGTGTACCCTACCGCCCGCTGTTCTGCTTCGGCTGTCGAGATGGTTAGTGTGAGATATGTACAATGTACAAAGGAGTCATCATATTAACACTCACCATAGTCAGCATACCGGTCATAACTCATATCATCATCTTTGGCGAAGTCAGTCGGGGTCTTCCTGCGCGATGTCGCGAAGGCTCGATTTTGACTCTTAATATCGTCGAGCGTTCTCGATCTTAGCTGTCCCTCGCCCCAATCGTAATTTGATCGACGAGCGGCCAATGTGTCTTGGTTGCGCAGCGCGAAAAACTCATCCAACATACGCTGACTGGTCTGTTCGTTGTAGTCGAAGAATGGTGGTGGATTTGCGTATGATGATTGGGAAAACATTGGTGGAAGATGTTCCTGCTCCTGGTCGAATCTTTCTTCCGCTGGTCTCTTACTTCCAAAGCCTTGACTGTACCCTCGTCTGCCTGACGGGGTATTTGATTCTTGACCCGTAGCCGTTTCGTCGACGAAGAATTGTTCCGACAGCAAATCCTCCTTTTCATCCGACTCCACCTTAACGTTTCTTGCCGGTGCAAGCACCTTTCGCTCCACTCGATCCGTCGATTTACCATCCATGTGTTCCTTCGGAGTAACGAAGTTCTCCACCTTCAATGTACGTATCGCTGTACCGGTTGAATCGTTTGCGACTTCTTGATCCGAATCGACCGAGTAAACCTGCACCACCACATGGCTGTTTTCGGCCTTCAGTGGATCTTCTTCGTCAGCCTTTTGTGCCTTTCTTTTAAATTCACCGAAACGCATCATCATATCGACAGGTGCCTTTGGTGCAACGGTAGCTGCTGAAACGAGTTCCCACACTCCGGCACGATCGTTCGCTTCTCGCTTCTGCTCCACGAATTGCCGGTCATCTCCACGGCTGCTGGCACCGATAAAAGCGATCGATACCAGCAGTAGCGAACAGGCCAAAACAACTGACACTATTGTGCACATTATGCTCATCACTTTCTTCCAAACAGCGGTCCCCCCAATACTAGATCAAGCTGACGCTCGATCGGTCACTAATTGAGCCATGCTCTGGTGCTGGCACACTGTTTTATATATTTCCGTGCCTCCGTGCCATTCCCGCAGAGCTGTGGGTCAAACCACACCAGCAACCTTCACTGACCGTGACTTTGCCTTCAGCTGGAACAGGTCTTCAACTGTAAACAAACGCTCGAGTTTCGCGGTCGAGCTTACCACGGATAAGGCACCCAATGGCACACTaggcatgcaaaaaaaagggggataGAGGGCTCGTTTGCAGATTCTTCGGAATCTGAAAGACCTTCTGTACCACGAACACGGTCACACCCCGCATGACAAGGGAGttcgtttgtgtttcgttACGAGAGACCTCCAAATGGTGGCCCTTTCAATTGTAACTTTAAACATTGGTGTGAGGCGGTACCACTTACATACTGATTTAGAATGTGACCCATGAAATGATGAAAGCCTTTGAAAATTTCCTATTTCTAACGAGAATACGCgtattattttatctttctaGTGGCTTCATTTTTGGAAGAAGACGCCATTCGGTTTTGGAAGTATGCGGAAGCCACAAGATCACCAGGCAACAATACCAAGCATTACTGGCATGCATCGATTATTTAGAACAACGTGAGGAATAGCTTATAGCATTCGCTCTTCCCGGGCGCAAAGATCGTCCCGAATTCAAAAgatattctatttttttacaGACATTGACGTTTACGGGCTGTTCGTTACCGGGGGCAGCATAATgcacgtgaaaaaaatatacgaaaaaattaaatccggAGCACCGAATCTACTAGAATACCTTCGCACAGTGCACGCACCAAGAGAGTGTGCGATGGCTTTTCATCAGTTTCTTTCCGTCTACCAAGTTCAGGTGCTTCCACATCGTTGCATCGATATCGTTTCGGGTACGTTAAAACAGGTGCAACCAAACCGAAACATTGCCCACCTCTTTAAAGGATCTCTTTTACGCCTTCACAGGAGATGTTGTCGGTGTGCCGATGCGGCTCATCGCACTGGACGTTCTAAACCTGCTGCACGAGGAGTTTGACGACACGCGGCTTCACTTTGCCAAACGATATCTGCAGCTGATGCGCCGATACACAGTGCACGGATATCTTCGGCCTACGGAAGTGCACGTCGTCATTACGCCGTATATTGCACTGTCCAAAGTATTCCCCAGGCCCGACACACGCACGAATATGCAGACGAAAGCAATGACCCTGTTGGAGCTGTTTCTAATGGCCCAACTGCTGGACGACCCGATGTCTCTGTCCGCACAGTTACAACAAGCGTGTATCTCATATTGGCGAAAAACGGAAGACTGAAAGCGTATAGATAACGATATATGGCATAATTTTAGATAACCtagtttgcttaaaaaaaaaaaggaatgataACCTTTGTGGTATGTAAACAAACGCACCATATCAATGGCACCGATAGAAGGCACCTGAGGCACATTTAGGAACAGGGCACACGTTATCGGGGAATCGTTTGAAGTATCGTCAGATTTAATAAGCTATCATCGACACAAATCTGTCGATAGCATTCCTTGCCTTCGTTGGCGTCACGTCCTCTAGAGATAAGATTGTACTGATTGCCGCTTCCATAAAACAATCGTTTGGATGTTTCTTTTCTA
This Anopheles marshallii chromosome 3, idAnoMarsDA_429_01, whole genome shotgun sequence DNA region includes the following protein-coding sequences:
- the LOC128714733 gene encoding uncharacterized protein LOC128714733, whose product is MSIMCTIVSVVLACSLLLVSIAFIGASSRGDDRQFVEQKREANDRAGVWELVSAATVAPKAPVDMMMRFGEFKRKAQKADEEDPLKAENSHVVVQVYSVDSDQEVANDSTGTAIRTLKVENFVTPKEHMDGKSTDRVERKVLAPARNVKVESDEKEDLLSEQFFVDETATGQESNTPSGRRGYSQGFGSKRPAEERFDQEQEHLPPMFSQSSYANPPPFFDYNEQTSQRMLDEFFALRNQDTLAARRSNYDWGEGQLRSRTLDDIKSQNRAFATSRRKTPTDFAKDDDMSYDRYADYAEAEQRAVGYTAQKLGRKQRATPSTGGQTHVLNKVPIVAYDGDGSMPPMYKSDNAQRSQFERSRFHYSLPSMVYNPYAWDPYHMNMLRFPQCNACQQNARALCSKCGLCADCCAHSKCSCGCLNG
- the LOC128714734 gene encoding uncharacterized protein LOC128714734, with amino-acid sequence MLWKWLVDNFKYRRKCGFIFGRRRHSVLEVCGSHKITRQQYQALLACIDYLEQHIDVYGLFVTGGSIMHVKKIYEKIKSGAPNLLEYLRTVHAPRECAMAFHQFLSVYQVQVLPHRCIDIVSGDVVGVPMRLIALDVLNLLHEEFDDTRLHFAKRYLQLMRRYTVHGYLRPTEVHVVITPYIALSKVFPRPDTRTNMQTKAMTLLELFLMAQLLDDPMSLSAQLQQACISYWRKTED